The Akkermansia sp. RCC_12PD genome contains the following window.
CGTTCAACGCATAGCGTACCATCATCCGCGCCGGGGGAACGGAACCGAATCTTTCCACTCCCCCGCCCTGCCGGGCCAGATTGACTTCCGTATCCGTCACGGTCTGCGCTTTTTTGGAGAACATCAGGGCCAGCACCATGATGAATCCCGCACCCAGCAAATAACGCCAGTCCGCCGTCACGGGAGCCATCAGGCCGCCCATGGTCAGGGTGGAAAGGTCCATGCCTTGTGCAACGGCGGCGGAAGCGATTTCCATGGAGGACTGCCCCGCCATAAAAACGCCGATGAAGTTGACCAGGTCATTCCCGGCAAAGGAGAGAGCCAGGGCCATCGTACCGGCAAGCACCGCTATTTTCAAGATATTGACTTTGCAGAGGTTCTGGAGCACGGCCATCAGAACGGTCCAGAAAACAAAGCTGTAGCATACGTACAGCCAGATGTGTGCGTCCAGGTGGCGGATCATGTCCTTCGTGACCAGCGTGCTGCCTTTCAGCCCCTTGAATACGGCAAAATAGGTGATGGCCGTCAGGGCCACACCGCACCAGACGGCACCCAGGTATTTGAAGGATTTCCTGTAATTAAAGGAGAAGATGAGGCGGGAAATCCACATGACCGATATACCGCAGATGAACGCCACAAAGACGGAGGAGAAAATGCCGGAAATGATGGCCAGAGCCTTGGAGGAGTTGATATAGCTGGCCAGATCGCTGGCCATTCCAGGTTCTCCGGACCATATTTTGAACAGCGCCACAGCCACCGCACCCCCAAGCAATTCAAACACGATGGAAACCGTCGTGGATGTAGGAAGGCCGAAGGTGTTGAACACATCCAAAAGGATCACGTCCGTCAGCATCACCGCCAAAAAGATCAGCATGATGTCATGGAAGGTGAATTGGGCCGGCATAAATACCCCGCTCCTGGCAATTTCCATCATGCCGCTGGAAAACAGGGAGCCAATGATAATCCCCAGAGCGGCCACCAGGATAATAGTCCGGCGAGGGGCGGCCTTGGAACCGACAGCGGAGTTCAGGAAGTTGGCGGCGTCATTCGAGACGCCAACCACGAGGTCAAAGCAGGAGAGTACCAGCAGCAAGCCTATGATGAAGTAATAGATAGGGTCCATATGTGTAATAAACGGCCTTCTATTACCTGAACCCTTTCCGGCACTCCCGTTTTAAAGCGTGAACAATTCGTCACATTTGCAGTATATCCGCTTCATGATCGGGCATCGTGAACAGGTTCGTTCCCTTCCGTGATGAAATCTTACCATCCCCCGATGCTGTCCTGGGGGCTTCCCCCTTCTGCCGGGGAAAAGATGCCGACATGCGGGAACTTGTCCCCACAAAGGCACCGCCTCCCGCACGGATCCTGTTGGACCTGACGTTCATCGGCAGTTTCATCCTGAACATCGTCAGCCTGCTGTGGGGCGTCATGGAGATATTTTCCATAGAAAGCCTATCCTCCTGATCTTCATCCGGCATGAGACGGCACATGTGGAAGATCCGGAAAACCGCGGTTTCCTCCGGTCAAATGGAAAGAGGCTGATGCCGTTCAAATCCGGAAGACCATTTCTTTTCCATACAAAAAGGCTCTCCGGAAAACCGGAGAGCCTGAATGATTCGTCGCATTGTCCCGAAGAAACGGGGAGGGCTTACATCATGCCCATGCCGCCCATTCCTCCCATGCCGCCCATGTCGGGAGCGCCGCTGCCGCATCCGCAGCCCTTCTTCTCGGGCTTGTCGGCAATGACGCATTCCGTGGTAAGCAGGAGGCCGGCGATGGAAGCCGCGTTCTGCAGAGCGGAACGGGTCACCTTCGTCGGGTCCACCACACCGGCGGAAAGCAGGTCTTCGTACTTGTCCGTGGCCACGTTGTAGCCTTCGGCAGCCTTCTTCATGCCTTTCACCTTGGCGACGATGAGGGCGCCTTCGCGGCCGGCATTGCAGGCAAGCTGGCGGAGCGGAGCCTCCACCGCACGGTACACGATTTCCGCGCCGGTGTGTTCGTCCCCTTCCAGCTTCAGGCCATCAATGGCCTTCTGGGCACGGATCAGGGCTACGCCGCCGCCGGGCACGATGCCTTCTTCCACGGCCGCACGGGTCGCATGCAGGGCGTCGTCCACACGGGCCTTCTTTTCCTTCATTTCCGTCTCCGTAGCGGCACCCACATGGATGACGGCCACGCCGCCGGCCAGCTTGGCCAGGCGTTCCTGGAGTTTTTCACGGTCGTAGTCGGACGTGGTGTCCTTGATCTGATGGCGGATCTGGGAAATGCGGGCTTCAATGTCCGCGGACTTTCCTGCGCCTTCCACGATGACGGTTTCATCCTTGGAGACGGTGACGCGCTTGGCCTGACCGAGGTCTTCAATACCCACGTTTTCCAGCTTGATGCCGAGGTCTTCCGTGATGCATTTGCCGCCCGTCAGGATGGCGATGTCTTCCATCATGGCCTTGCGGCGGTCGCCGAAGCCGGGGGCCTTCACGGCACAGATGTTCAGCACACCGCGCAGACGGTTGACCACGAGGGTGGCGAGGGCTTCGCCTTCGATGTCTTCGGCAATGACCAGGAAGGGACGGCCGCTCTTGGCCACTTTTTCAAGCAACGGAAGGAAATCCTTCAAGTTGTTGATCTTCTTCTCGTGAATCAGGATGTAGGGGTTTTCCAGAACCGCTTCCATCGTTTCCGCGTTGGTCACGAAGTAGGGAGACAGGTAGCCCTTGTCAAACTGCATGCCTTCCACCACGTCCAGCGTGGTTTCAATGCCCTTGGCTTCTTCCACGGTGATGGTGCCGTCCTTGCCCACCTTGTCCATGGCTTCGGCAATGATATTGCCGATTTCATCGTCCCAGTTGGCGGAAACGGTAGCGACCTGGGCCACCTCCTTGCTGGAGTCAACGGGCTTGCTGATTTTCTTGAGTTCTTCCACCACGGCGTCGGAGGCCTTCATGATGCCCCTCTGAAGGGAAATCGGGTTGGCGCCGGCGGTGACGTTGCGCAGGCCTTCGCGGTAAATGCTTTCAGCCAGTACGGTGGCGGTGGTGGTGCCGTCACCGGCCACGTCGTTGGTCTTGGAAGAGACTTCGCGGACAAGCTGGGCGCCCATGTTTTCAAACGGGTCTTCCAGTTCGATTTCCTTGGCCACTGTCACACCGTCCTTGGTGATGAGGGGAGAGCCGAATTTCTTGTCGATCACCACGTTGCGACCGGCAGGGCCCAGCGTGCTCTTGACAGCCTTGGCGATCTGTTCCACGCCGCGGAGCAGCGCCTGGCGAGCGGTTTCATCAAATTGGATTTGTTTAGCCATAATATCAGGTTTTTAAAGATGTGTGTGAATAAATAAGGTTGGTTTAGCCGATGATGGCCAGAATGTCGTTTTCAGACAGAATCAGATAATCTTCTCCGTCCAGCTTGATTTCCGTACCGCCGTACTTGGAAATGAGAACCCGGTCGCCGGGCTTGACGGTGAATTCGATCAGGGCGCCTTTCTCGTCGCGGCCTCCGGTACCTACGGAGATCACTTCAGCTTCCTGCGGTTTTTCCTTGGCGGTGTCCGGCAGGAACAGACCGCCGGCGGTTTTGGTTTCAGCTTCAATGCGCTTGACCAGCACACGTTGTCCGAGGGGTTTGATGTTAGCCATAGTATGTTGTGTTTGTTTTATTGTAGATGAATATATGGATGTAATGTTCCGGAGGAGGGGGGAGGAGGATTTTCCCCACCCTCCGGAAAAGGTTTATTTGTCGTCGTCGACGATTTCGGCGTCCACCACGCGGCCTTTAGCCTTGCGGGGGCCGTCGGAAGCTTCTTCCTCAGGAGCGGCTCCCGGCATGGGGCCGGACGCACCGGCGGACTGCTGGGCGGCTTCCGCTGCCTTGTAAAGGGCTTCCAGTTTGGCTTCCAGGTCGCTCTTGCCGGACTTGATAGCCTCATAGTCCTTCCTGGAAATGGCTTCCTTCAACTTGGTCACCTTGCCTTCAATGTCGCTCTTGAGATCCGCGGGCAGCTTGTCGCCCATGTCTTTAAGCTGGCGTTCCACGGAGAAGCAAAGGGAGTCGGCCTGGTTGACGGTGTCAATTTCTTCGGCGCGCCTCTTGTCTTCTTCCGCATGGGCTTCCGCATCGCGCTTGGCGCGCTCGATTTCATCCTTGGAAAGGCCGCTGGAACCTTGAATGGAAATCTTCTGTTCCTTGCCGGTCCCCTTGTCCTTGGCGGAAACGTGCAGAATGCCGTTGGCGTCAATGTCGAAGGTAACTTCAATCTGAGGCACGCCGCGGGGAGCCGGAGAAATGCCGTCCAGTTTGAAGTTGCCGAGAAGCTTGTTGTCCTCAAACATTTTGCGTTCGCCCTGGCACACGCGGATATCCACGGCGGGCTGGTTGTCCGCAGCGGTGGAGAATACCTGGCTCTTACGCACGGGGATGGTCGTGTTGCGGTCGATCATCGGAGTGGCGATGCCGCCCATTGTTTCAATGGACAATGTCAGGGGAGTCACGTCCAGCAGCAGAACGTCATTCACGTCGCCCTGGAGGACGCCACCCTGAATAGCGGCGCCTACAGCCACCACTTCGTCCGGGTTCACGCCCTTGTGGGGTTCCTTGCCGGCCAGCGTATGGGCCATTTCCTGAACGGCGGGCATGCGGGTCATGCCGCCCACCAGCACCAGTTCATCAATGTCGCCGGTCTTCAGTCCGGAGGCGGAAATGCAGTCCAGCACGGGCTTGCGGGTGCGGTCCAGCAGGTCTTCCGTAAGCTGTTCCAGTTTGGGACGGCTCAGCGTCAGCTGAATATGCTTGGGGCCGGAAGCGTCCGCCGTGATGAACGGCAGGCTGATATCGTAGCTCTGGGTGGAGGAAAGGGCAATCTTGGCCTTTTCAGCCTCTTCCTTGATACGCTGGATGGCGTCCGGCTGATTGGAAAGATCCATGCCGGAATCCTTCTTGAACTCATCCATGATCCAGGAAATGATCGCGTTGTCCCAGTCGTCGCCGCCCAGGTGGGTATCGCCGTCGGAAGCTTTTACTTCGAAGACGCCGTCGCCGATTTCCAGCACGGAAATATCGAAGGTGCCGCCGCCAAGGTCATAAACGGCGATGTTTTCATTGGACTTCTTGTCCAGGCCGTAGGCCAGGGCCGCAGCGGTCGGTTCGTTAATGATGCGGCGCACCTTCAGCCCGGCGATTTCACCGGCGGCCTTGGTCGCGTTGCGCTGGGCGTCGTTGAAATAGGCGGGGACGGTGATCACGGCTTCCGTGATAGTTTCGCCCAGTTTGGATTCCGCATCGGCCTTCAGCTTGGCCAGCACCATGGAAGCGATTTCCTGGGGTGAGAAAGTTTTCTTTTCACCGCCCACTTCCACGCGGATGTAAGCATCCCCGTTGGGAGCTTCCACAATTTCATAAGGAACCTTTTTATCCTCGTCCGTCAACTCGCTGTACTTGCGGCCGATCAGACGCTTGGAGGAAAACACGGTGTTCTTCGGATTGGTTACCGCCTGGCGTTTGGCGGCCTGCCCCACGAGACGTTCACCGCTTTTGGTGAAGGCCACAATGGAGGGAGTGGTGCGCGCACCTTCGCTGTTTTCAAGAACGGTCGCCTGACCGCCTTCCATCACAGCCATGCACGAGTTGGTCGTGCCCAAGTCAATTCCTAATATTTTAGCCATATCGTTATGTTAGATTGTTTTAAATGGATTCCGTTGAGATTTGATCTCCCTATGACCTGAAGTGTCATACAGGTAAACTCATGTTCTTGTCTTCCTTGATGCAAATGCCATGCCAGCCCCGTCCAAATGGAAAGAAAATAAAATAATCTACTGTAAATCAAATATGTATATATTTTACAACTTCTTCATACATTCCGCTGGCATGCCCAAAAGCGACATTTTGTCACACCAAAACAGTGACAAAATGTCCCACCCGGTCACTTTGTCCCATGTGTGGCGGATGCCCACTCCGCATTTCCTCCGGCGGAATTGACGGAACCACAGCATTCCCCATACGCCAGGCGCTTCATGAAATCCTTGTAAAGCAGCGTTTCCATCCGGCCGTCGGTATATTCCACCACCGCACTCATGGTTTCCACCCAGTCTCCGCAATTCAGATAGCGTATATCCCCCACCATGGCGTCCGCCGGATGGTGCACATGCCCGGCGATGATCCCTTCGCACTGTCTTTTGACCGCCAGATTCTGAAGCTGTTCCTCATACTTGCCGATGAAATTGACGGCGGATTTCACCTTTCCCTTGATGGCGCGGGAAACGGAATAATACTCCTTGCCGCGCCAGGCACGGTACCTGTTGTACAGACGGTTGACCATCAGCAGCACGTCATAGCCCAGAGAGCCGAGCACCGCCAGCCACCGGTGATTGGTGGAAATGGCGTCAAACCCGTCGCCGTGCACGCACAGGTAACGGCGGCCGTCCGCCGCCCCGTGAACATATTCCTTGGCGATGTGCAGCCGCCCCAGGGCGAAGGGAAGAAACCGCTCCAGAACGTCATCGTGATTCCCGCGCAGGTACAGTACTTCCATGTCCTCCTGTTCCATCTTCTTCAACAGAGTGCGGATAAAACGCGTATGCCGCCTGCGCCAGCGGCTGCCGCGGGAAAGAGCCCAGGCATCCACAATGTCCCCCACCAGCACGATCTTTTCCGCCCGGATATGCTTCAGGAACCTGCGGCATTCGTCCGCCCTGGAATCCTTGGTCCCCAAGTGAATATCGGAAAGAAACACCGTACGGCACTCCAGCACCGCACCGCATGGGGGACGCGCGCATCCCGCGCCGTTCTCCTCACAGGCTACGGAAGCAAGAATTTCCTCAAACCGGTCGCAGACGGCGTCCCAGGTTCTGAAACGGACGGCCTGCCGCCCCTGTTCTCCCAGCCTGCGGACCAGCTCCGCCTCCTGAAGCAGGCGGCGCATGGCCGCATAAAAGCCCTCCACATCCCCCTTCTCCGCCTGCAGGCCGTTCACACCGTTGAGTACTACATCTGCGGACGCGGCATAACGGTAGCTCACTGTTGCCAGCCCGCTGGCCATTCCTTCCAGCAACACGTTGCCGAATGTTTCCGTCTCACTGGCAAACAGAAGCACGTCCATTGCCGCGTAATGCCGTGCCAGGTCCTCCCCGCTGCGGACGCCACAAAACACGGCGTCCGGAAATTCGCTGCGCAAGCCGTTCATCATGGGGCCGTCCCCCACCACAACCATTTTCATTCCGCGGTCCGGGAACTCCCGCTGAAGGCGGGTATAAAGGCTCAAAACCGTAACCAGGTTCTTTTCCCGGGCCAGGCGCCCCACCACTCCGAACACAATTTCATCCCGCCAGACGCCCCAGGACTGGCGCAGGGAAATATCCCTCTTTTCGGGGTCAAACAGAACCGTATCTACACCGCGTCCCATGACGGCCAGACGTTCAAAACCAAGTCCGCTCAGGGAAATGAGCATTTCTTCCGTCGGTACCACGGTCAATCTGGCCCGATTATGCAATTTGCGCAGGTAATTCAGAGCGGCATTTTCCAACCCTGAAAAATTGTAATTCTTCATGTACTGGTGAAAATTGGTGTGGAACCCCATCACCACGGGAATTTCCAGCGCCCTCGCCGCCTTGGACGCAGACGCGCCCATGGGGCTTTCCGTGGCAACATACACCACATCCGGTCTCTTCCTCAACCACCGGGAACGAAACCTGTCGACGGAAGGCAGCCCTATCTTCACTTCATGGTAAATGGGAAGGGACAGGGACGGCATGACCGTCTCGCCCGTCATGGATGCGCTCCCTCGTTCGGATGCCCTCAGAACATGCACCAGATGGCCCCGGGCCTTCAGATCCTTCACCAGGCGCCCGAGAGTCATGGCCACGCCATTTACGTCCGGCTCATAGGTATCCGTCACCAAATCAATTCTCATGCCCCGGTACCATGAACCGGAGCACCTGGTCAAACAAGCCGGACAGCGAAACAAAATCGTCACCAGCCATCGTTGTCCGGCCTGTACACCGAACTGAAAAACGACTTGATGGCGACCGCCTTTTTTCCCGTTTCCCACAACATTCAGTTGCCTTAAACCGTGTTGATATCTGACAACAAACCACATAAACGATTGTCTGACGGAAACGCGCATTATAAATCCGCAGTCAATCAAAAATTTTAAGAAAAAACGATTTCCTGCGCAAAAAAGAACACGAATCTTCATAAATAACGGCCAGCGTCCTCACAGGCGATTCAACTATTATCCGTTGACAGTATGTCGTATGGGACAACCATTCCACCATTGCGAACGGGCGGCGGATTTATAATCCGCCAAGCTTCCGCTACATGCCAACCCGTTAAAAACCGAATATATGAATAATGGGCAATATTTTTCTGAAAAAAAACAATCACCGTTAATCGCAGGCTAGAGCGTTTTCATACAAGGATGCAAAACTTCCATTCTCTGGAAAAGACCTGACAGATTTTCTAACAAAATAAATAACTGACTGTATACAATAACATTCCAATCACACATAACAAAAACATTCCACAGACTCCGGATTAGTAATCCGGCGTCAATATTAGTTTTTCATATCAAGTATATTTCTCCAATTCAATCCATTATTATCCCGAATGAAGACCAAATGGAACATATCTGTTAGATGATAACATAATTTCTTGAAAATAATCATAGTCCGTCTTATTTTACTTCTGTTGTGTATTTCAGCCGGATTACTAATTCGCTATTGAAATGAACAACAATCCCAATCCCATCACACCCCAATGAAACCTATAGCCTATTACAGCTATGCAGCTGCATTGTGCACACCCTTCTGCTGCCATGCCTCGCCGCTTTACGGCCCTTTGGAAGCAGGAATGCAGGAATCCCAATTGCTGAGTTCCCTGAAATCCTGCAAATCCCTTGAAGGCCCCGGTACGGACGCCTACTTGAGCCGGACCGGACTCAACGGGGCCTTCAAAACGAAAAAGCCCATCGGCGGACTCTACTTTTCCCTTCACTTTGACTACGACAAAGAGGGGGCGCTGAGATCCGTTTCCTTCTATTCCAACTCAAAAGTGAGCAAGGATAAATACGATACGCGCCTAAAATCCCTGTATAAGCGCATGCTGAACGGACTGACGGGGCTTTACGGACCGCCCATGAACATGCCGGACTGGATTGAAAAGGATTCCCTCCCGGCTGAGCGGGTCATGTACATGCACATGTGGCGCATCCAGCCGGGCTGTTTTCTGATGTCCGGCCTGGCAAACGCGGGAGCCTCCGGCTACATGCCCATCTTCCGCTTTTCCCCGCCCTCCGGCATGCCGCCCAAATCCAAAAAGGACCGGGACAAGCTGAAATCCGAATGGGCAGCCATTCCGGAATTCTACGAATTCGCGAAAGCCGAGAGATTCCTCTCCAATGCCGTATTCGCCATGTCCCACAAAAAGCATCCGGAAGCCCTCCAGCATTTCCAGAAAGCCGCCGACCTCGGCAGCCCCAACGGTTACTGGGGACTGGCCCATCTTTACCGAGTAGGAACGGACGGAGTGGAAAAAAATATGCAACTTGCCGAGGAATACACGAGAAAAGCCGCCCTGGCAGGGTTTGCCCGTGCAGCCATGAAATATGGAGACACATGGGAAAAAGCCTGCAAGGCCCTCGACTTCAATAAAGCGGAAGCCACGGAATGGATCAACCGGAACAAGCGCGCCGCCAGAGCCGGCTATGCATCCGAACAGTACAACGTGGGAATCATGTACCAGCATGGATTTGGCGTGGAACGCAACCTGGACACGGCAAGGGAATGGCTGCAGAAAGCGGCGGACCAGGGCCATGTTCAGGCACAGGCGGCATTGAAAAAACTTCCGGAAGCTCCGGCAGGAGAACCATTGTTAATCTAATCATTTCCCAACAAACACACCCATAAAAAGCCGGCTGCCGCATCATTGACGGCTCACGCAGCCGCTCCGGCAATTCCCTATGAAAACCATGGAACCGGCAGGGAAGCGGGTCATCCGCTTCCCTGCTGAAATCCGGAACGGAAAATTGCCGCCAGGAATGGCGCTTTCAACCGTCCCGTCCTCAGCAAATCCTCGGAAGCTGCATGCCGGATGGCATGCCAAGTACCCGCTCCACGCCCAGTCTGCCCTTCATCAGCAGGGGAGCCGCCCCGAACTCCTCCGCCTGGCCAACCAGACAGGCCCCGGAGGAAACGCTGCAACTGCGCATCAGGCGCAACGCCTCATCTTCATATTCTCCGGGCAAAATCGCGAGATAACGCCCTTCGCACGCCACTTGCAGCGGGTCCAATCCCAGCAGGCCGCACGCAGCCCTCACGTCATCCCGGACCGGAATGGACATTTCATCCAGCTTCACTGTGAGCCCGGAAGCCTCTGCAATCTCTGAAAGAGTGGCCGTCAAACCGCCGCGGGTCACGTCCCTCAGGCAATGCACGGGAATCCCGGCACGGATCAGCGCGGCTACGGACTCATGAAGAGGCGCCGAATCACTGCACAAATCTTCGCCAAAGGACAACCCCGACCGCAGGCCCATGATCGTCATGCCGTGCCTGCCCAAATCCCCGCTCAGCAGAACGACATCCCCCGGACGCACGGAGGCAGGGCTGATCTCCAAATCATGCGGCACCGCTCCCACCCCGGCGGTATTGATATAAATACCATCGCCCTTTCCCCGTTCCACCACCTTCGTATCCCCTGTGACGATACGAACGCCCGCCAGACGGGCAGCCTCAGCCATGGAGCGTACCACTCTGTTCAGGACATCCAGGGAAAGCCCCTCCTCCAGAATGAACCCCGCCGTCAGGTACAGCGGTTCCGCGCCGCTCATGGCCAAATCATTCACCGTCCCGTGAACGGCCAGGGAGCCGATATTGCCGCCGGGAAACTCCAGGGGCTGCACCACGAAGCTATCCGTTGTCACCGCCAGACGCCCTGCAGGAAAAGGCAACACGGAGGAATCATTCTGCACGCTGCCGGACGGAGAACCGAAAGCCTCCAGAAACACGGAGCGGATCAGGTCATTCATCAGGCGGCCACCGCCGCCGTGAGCCATCTGGATGCGGTCGGAAACGGATTCTGGAACAGGACACTCAAACATAAGAAATAAAATCAGCTCCTTTTATAGCGGTAATAGGCCGCACAGGCCCCTTCCCCGGACACCATGGGAGCCCCCAGCGGATTCAGCGGCGTACAAGAAGAAGCGAAATGGGGGCATTCCACCGGCTTCAGCAAACCGCGCAGCACCTGCCCGGCCATGCAGCCGGAAGCCTCATCCGCCGTGCCGTCACAGGCGCGGCAGTCAAAACGGACGGAAGCATCCATATGCCGCCATTCCGATCGCACCTTCATGCCGCCGTCCGGTATCAGCCCCAGCCCGCGCCAATGACGATCCTCCGTTTCAAAAACATCTTCCATCCGCCTTTTGGCGGCTGGATTCCCTTCCGGCCTTGCGTAACGCCGGTAGGCATTCCGGACTCCATGCTCCCCGGCCTCAAGCTGACGGACGCACATTAGAATGCCGTGGAGCAGGTCCGTTCCTTCAAACCCGGTAACCGTCATCGGCACCCGGTAGCGCTCGGCAAGACGCCCGTAATCCTTCTCCCCCGTCACGGCGCAAACATGTCCAGGAGCCAGGAAGCCATCCGGCCTTCCTTCCTGCTGGTCCATCAGCCATTCCAGGGCGGGAGGCACCAGAACATGGGCGCAAAGCACGGAAAAATTGGCATACCCCAGGGCACGCGCCTGCTGCATGGCCAGCGCCGTAGCCGGAGCGGTAGTCTCAAAACCCACGGCAAAAAACACCACGTCCAGACCGGGATTGGCCCCCGCCAGCGCAACAGCCTCCAGCGGAGAATACATCAGCCGGACATCCCCGCCGCACGCCTTGGCGGACAGCAAATCCCCGTGGGAACCAGGAACCCTCATCATATCGCCGTAACTGCACACAGCCACACCAGGCTTGAGACTCAGCTCCACGGCCCGGTCAATCAAATCCACGGAGGTGACGCAGACCGGGCAGCCGGGGCCGTGAATCAGGCGCAGCTCCGGCGGAAGCAATTCTTCCAGTCCCAGGGAAGCGATCGCATGCGTCTGGCCGCCGCACACTTCCATCACCGCCCACGGGCGCGTAACGGCATGATTCAGGTCATCAAGCAGTTGATAAACTTCCTCCTGCATAAATTCGACGAGCAAATCTTCCTGTTATCCGGATGAAACGGCCCTCACACGGGTTCGGAATTCTCCACGATCTCGCGCATCTCCCTCCTTGTCTCAA
Protein-coding sequences here:
- the hypE gene encoding hydrogenase expression/formation protein HypE, with translation MFECPVPESVSDRIQMAHGGGGRLMNDLIRSVFLEAFGSPSGSVQNDSSVLPFPAGRLAVTTDSFVVQPLEFPGGNIGSLAVHGTVNDLAMSGAEPLYLTAGFILEEGLSLDVLNRVVRSMAEAARLAGVRIVTGDTKVVERGKGDGIYINTAGVGAVPHDLEISPASVRPGDVVLLSGDLGRHGMTIMGLRSGLSFGEDLCSDSAPLHESVAALIRAGIPVHCLRDVTRGGLTATLSEIAEASGLTVKLDEMSIPVRDDVRAACGLLGLDPLQVACEGRYLAILPGEYEDEALRLMRSCSVSSGACLVGQAEEFGAAPLLMKGRLGVERVLGMPSGMQLPRIC
- the hypD gene encoding hydrogenase formation protein HypD — translated: MLVEFMQEEVYQLLDDLNHAVTRPWAVMEVCGGQTHAIASLGLEELLPPELRLIHGPGCPVCVTSVDLIDRAVELSLKPGVAVCSYGDMMRVPGSHGDLLSAKACGGDVRLMYSPLEAVALAGANPGLDVVFFAVGFETTAPATALAMQQARALGYANFSVLCAHVLVPPALEWLMDQQEGRPDGFLAPGHVCAVTGEKDYGRLAERYRVPMTVTGFEGTDLLHGILMCVRQLEAGEHGVRNAYRRYARPEGNPAAKRRMEDVFETEDRHWRGLGLIPDGGMKVRSEWRHMDASVRFDCRACDGTADEASGCMAGQVLRGLLKPVECPHFASSCTPLNPLGAPMVSGEGACAAYYRYKRS